In Amyelois transitella isolate CPQ chromosome W, ilAmyTran1.1, whole genome shotgun sequence, the genomic stretch TCCAGAAAAGCTTTATCGACTTATTCTGGCGGGTGATTGTTTTCAGGTTCTCCCTTGTTTTTACTGCTAAAGGATGAAGGGAAACGGGGCTTGTTACCGTTTGTAACGCTGCCATGGAGTCGCTGTAGATTCCAAAAGTACTTGCATTGTACTTTATGGCTCTCCTCGTGGCCTCACATATCGCCAAGAGCTCGGCCTGATAGACCGTGCAGCAAGACGACAGACAAAACTTGACGGACCTGGACTCCGCCTCGCCTCTCCATATGGAGATCGCTGCGCCGACCCCCCCGTCAATCTTGCTGCCGTCCGTGTAGATTCTAACATCAAAATTGATGTTAGCCTCCACCTGTTGTCGGTCTGCCAGGCCGGTAAAACCCAAGTCGATACGCTCGGCCGGATGAGGAGCGTCAAGGGCAGATGCCGTTCGCTCGATCTCCCAGTCCCCCAACTCCGGCAGCCGCGCACCCCTCTTGATCTCGTACAACGAAGCAGCTTCGCGTATACGGAGATCGAGGGGGAGCAGACCGGCCAATACTAGTGCTGAGTTTAGAGAGACCGTGCGATAGGCTCTGCATATCTTTTGAGCGAAGCCGCGCTGCaccacgtccagctgtttgcGGACACCGATCTTCTCCGCTGCGGCACCCCACACGCTCGCGGCGTACAATACGACCGGTTCCACGGCGGCGTTGTAGATCACCCGCACAATCTCTGGGTTAAGACcccaatttatttttgccgCCTTGGCCAATTTCTTATATATGTCTGTGGCTTTTTTGCAGGCGCTTGCCACGTGCGCATTGAAAGTTAATTTGGAGTCGATGGTAACCCCCAGCAGTTTTATCTGGCTTACTGGCTGAACAGCAGCCCCGCCCATGCTGAGGCGCGGCGCGTCGTATTTAAGCTTGCGCGTAATTACCATGGCGTTGGTTTTGTGTGCGGCGAATTTGAGCTTGTTACGGGCGCCCCACGCCTCAACATAGTCGAGTATACCGTTTGCCTCCATTTCAATTTCTAGGGCTGTGGCTCCATCGAATACTAGCACCACGTCATCGGCAAACGCCTGACAGTGGACTCTCATGTCAGACAGGGTTTTTAGCAGCAGGTCCAAGAGTAAATTTCATAGGATCGGACCAGCAATGGATCCCTGCACGCAGCCCTTAGTTGTTCTTGTTTCGCTCTCTGCACCACCATATTTTATGCTGACCCTCCTGTGGTGAAGGTAGTGATCCATCACTCCTCTTATATTACCTGGGCACCCCTCCTCCGCCAATCTGAGTT encodes the following:
- the LOC132904231 gene encoding uncharacterized protein LOC132904231, producing MRVHCQAFADDVVLVFDGATALEIEMEANGILDYVEAWGARNKLKFAAHKTNAMVITRKLKYDAPRLSMGGAAVQPVSQIKLLGVTIDSKLTFNAHVASACKKATDIYKKLAKAAKINWGLNPEIVRVIYNAAVEPVVLYAASVWGAAAEKIGVRKQLDVVQRGFAQKICRAYRTVSLNSALVLAGLLPLDLRIREAASLYEIKRGARLPELGDWEIERTASALDAPHPAERIDLGFTGLADRQQVEANINFDVRIYTDGSKIDGGVGAAISIWRGEAESRSVKFCLSSCCTVYQAELLAICEATRRAIKYNASTFGIYSDSMAALQTVTSPVSLHPLAVKTRENLKTITRQNKSIKLFWIKAHAGLEGNERADQLAKEAAVNTKRKADYDLCPVSYVKGILRKRSLGVWDDRYRLGETAGTTKIFFPMASDAYRVVRQITLSGPITQILTGHGGFADYLCKFKCRNSSECECDPGVNETVPHLLTDCPIFGRQRIDLEHKIGCKIKLENLAEIIRSKNRENFMKFSEYIVRVVNKKNGSNKTVVSTI